A genome region from Armatimonadota bacterium includes the following:
- a CDS encoding sulfite oxidase produces MAGPHPRVGDAAAAQARAGDVARATGAGALVTVEAHPYNAETPMRALGALPTPPELVYVRTHFDLPEHLADPDFRAAWRLRIDGAVERPLDLGLADLQALEPRRVTLTMECAGNGRALMTPPPPGTPWRLGAVSTVTFTGTPLAGLLARAGVRPGAVEVLGEGADRGEVARGRVEPFRRSLPLAAATHPDTLLAWAMDDRPLPPLHGAPLRLVVPRWYGMASVKWLVRLTVLEEPFAGFFQRERYIYEDEEGTPQGTPVTTIRVRAVIADPPNGARLPAGPLTIRGTAWSGDGPIATVRVSTDGGARWQEAALGESLSPYAAHPWHLTWAPPGPGRYTIVARAIDTLGNAQPLAPRWNRHGYGNNVAHTVRVEVMESS; encoded by the coding sequence ATGGCGGGGCCGCACCCGCGAGTCGGCGACGCCGCGGCGGCCCAGGCCCGGGCGGGCGACGTGGCCAGGGCGACGGGCGCGGGTGCGCTCGTCACCGTCGAGGCGCACCCGTACAACGCCGAGACCCCGATGCGGGCCCTGGGTGCGCTGCCGACCCCCCCGGAGCTCGTCTACGTCCGCACTCACTTCGACCTCCCCGAGCACCTCGCCGACCCGGACTTCCGGGCAGCCTGGAGGCTCCGGATCGACGGGGCGGTCGAGCGCCCCCTCGACCTGGGCCTGGCGGACCTGCAGGCTCTGGAGCCGCGCCGCGTCACCCTGACGATGGAGTGCGCCGGGAACGGCCGCGCGCTGATGACCCCGCCCCCACCGGGCACGCCGTGGCGGCTGGGGGCGGTGAGCACGGTCACCTTCACCGGGACGCCCCTGGCCGGTCTCCTGGCCCGTGCCGGGGTCCGGCCGGGCGCCGTCGAGGTGCTGGGCGAGGGTGCCGACCGCGGCGAGGTGGCCCGCGGCCGCGTGGAGCCGTTCCGGCGCAGCCTGCCGCTGGCCGCCGCCACCCACCCGGACACCCTGCTGGCCTGGGCGATGGACGACCGCCCGCTCCCGCCGCTGCACGGGGCGCCCCTGCGCCTGGTGGTCCCGCGCTGGTACGGGATGGCGTCGGTGAAGTGGCTCGTCCGCCTCACCGTGCTGGAGGAACCGTTTGCGGGGTTCTTCCAGCGCGAGCGCTACATCTACGAGGACGAGGAGGGCACGCCCCAGGGGACGCCGGTGACGACGATCCGGGTGCGCGCGGTGATCGCCGATCCCCCGAACGGCGCCCGCCTCCCCGCCGGACCCCTGACCATCCGCGGCACCGCCTGGTCGGGGGACGGTCCCATCGCCACCGTGCGCGTGAGCACGGACGGTGGGGCCCGCTGGCAGGAGGCCGCTCTGGGGGAGAGCCTCTCCCCCTACGCCGCCCACCCCTGGCACCTCACCTGGGCCCCGCCGGGACCGGGCCGCTACACGATCGTCGCCCGGGCCATCGACACCCTCGGCAACGCCCAGCCGCTGGCGCCGCGCTGGAACCGCCACGGCTACGGCAACAACGTGGCCCACACCGTGAGGGTGGAGGTCATGGAGTCGTCATGA